Proteins encoded within one genomic window of Pararhizobium capsulatum DSM 1112:
- a CDS encoding ATP-binding protein, translated as MFESLLIANRGEIARRIIRTANGLGIRTIAVYSEADAGLPHVREASEAVEIGPAPARESYLSIPRLLDAAAKTGAAAVHPGYGFLSENAEFAEAVQAAGMAWVGAPPSAIRAMGLKDAAKALMQQAGVPVTPGYMGEDQSEARLAREANAIGYPVLIKAVAGGGGKGMRRVDDAADFAAALASCRREAASSFGDERVLIEKYILNPRHIEVQVFADSLGNAVHLFERDCSVQRRHQKIIEEAPAPGMDVATRQAICEAAVKAARTVDYIGAGTIEFIADASEGLRADRIWFMEMNTRLQVEHPVTEAITGDDLVLWQLKAAAGEPLPKTQEQIVMRGWAVEARLYAENPQTGYLPSTGVLQHLRLPTGARVDSGVEAGNEITSFYDPMIAKIIAHGRDRNAALDRLTRACGDIEIWPVKSNANLLCRIAGDTDFRAGAVDTGFLDRKGGELVAEEPEQAVIDAAATSLSRRSSPDPWAALTGFRIATEPDLRVNVVVGAKPYLGHINPTSAARAVAIGEETVLFDKGAAWLIGLPSASRVETADGGGDGAVLSPMPGLVTVVETSEGARVRKGDLLMTIEAMKMEHSLRAPFDGTVQGLRASVGISVSESQLMATVVKDEA; from the coding sequence ATGTTCGAAAGCCTGCTGATTGCCAATCGCGGCGAAATCGCCCGCCGCATCATCCGCACCGCAAACGGTCTCGGCATCCGCACCATCGCCGTCTATTCGGAGGCCGATGCCGGATTGCCTCATGTGCGGGAAGCAAGCGAGGCAGTGGAAATCGGCCCGGCGCCGGCGCGTGAAAGTTATCTCTCGATTCCGCGCCTTTTGGACGCGGCTGCAAAGACCGGCGCTGCGGCTGTTCATCCCGGCTACGGTTTCCTCTCGGAAAATGCCGAATTTGCTGAGGCTGTACAGGCCGCCGGCATGGCCTGGGTCGGCGCGCCGCCTTCGGCCATCCGTGCCATGGGGCTCAAGGATGCGGCGAAGGCCCTGATGCAGCAGGCCGGGGTTCCCGTGACTCCGGGTTATATGGGGGAGGATCAGTCCGAAGCGCGGCTCGCCCGCGAGGCGAATGCGATCGGCTATCCCGTTCTCATCAAGGCCGTTGCCGGCGGTGGCGGCAAGGGCATGCGGCGGGTGGATGACGCTGCGGATTTTGCAGCAGCGCTTGCCTCCTGCCGGCGCGAGGCGGCCTCTTCCTTTGGCGATGAGCGCGTGCTGATCGAAAAATACATTCTCAACCCGCGCCATATCGAGGTGCAGGTCTTCGCCGACAGCCTTGGCAATGCCGTGCATTTGTTCGAGCGCGATTGCTCGGTGCAGCGCCGCCACCAGAAGATCATCGAGGAAGCGCCGGCGCCGGGCATGGATGTGGCTACGCGGCAGGCGATCTGCGAAGCGGCAGTGAAGGCGGCGCGGACGGTGGATTATATCGGGGCGGGCACAATCGAGTTCATCGCGGATGCATCCGAAGGGCTGCGTGCCGATCGCATCTGGTTCATGGAGATGAACACGCGCCTACAGGTCGAGCATCCGGTGACCGAGGCGATCACCGGGGATGATCTGGTTCTGTGGCAGCTGAAGGCGGCTGCGGGCGAACCCTTGCCGAAAACGCAAGAGCAGATCGTCATGCGCGGCTGGGCGGTTGAGGCGCGACTCTATGCTGAAAATCCGCAGACCGGCTATTTGCCCTCGACGGGCGTGCTGCAGCATCTGAGGCTGCCGACGGGTGCGCGCGTCGATAGCGGCGTGGAAGCGGGAAACGAGATCACCAGCTTCTACGATCCGATGATCGCCAAGATCATCGCGCATGGTCGGGACCGCAACGCGGCGCTGGACCGGCTGACACGGGCCTGCGGCGACATCGAGATCTGGCCGGTGAAATCCAATGCCAACCTGCTTTGCCGGATTGCCGGGGACACCGATTTTCGCGCCGGTGCCGTCGATACCGGTTTCCTCGATCGCAAGGGCGGGGAGCTTGTTGCCGAGGAACCGGAGCAGGCGGTGATCGACGCCGCGGCGACGAGCCTTTCGCGGCGCAGTTCGCCGGACCCGTGGGCGGCGTTGACGGGGTTTCGGATTGCCACTGAGCCGGATTTGCGGGTGAATGTGGTGGTGGGCGCGAAGCCATATTTGGGGCATATCAATCCTACCAGCGCTGCAAGGGCGGTCGCGATTGGAGAGGAGACCGTGCTGTTCGACAAGGGCGCTGCCTGGCTGATCGGTCTTCCAAGTGCAAGCCGGGTGGAGACCGCCGATGGTGGCGGGGATGGCGCGGTTCTCTCGCCGATGCCAGGACTTGTGACCGTTGTAGAAACGTCGGAAGGCGCAAGAGTGAGGAAGGGAGACCTTCTGATGACGATCGAGGCGATGAAAATGGAGCATAGCCTGAGGGCGCCGTTCGACGGTACGGTGCAGGGTCTGCGCGCCAGCGTCGGCATTAGTGTCAGCGAAAGCCAGCTGATGGCGACCGTCGTGAAGGATGAGGCGTGA
- a CDS encoding HpcH/HpaI aldolase/citrate lyase family protein codes for MRLRSLLFVPGDRPERFEKAMASGADAIILDLEDSVVSAAKGRAREFIAEFLSRRTPNCAIFVRVNPLDTDDLEKDLSIFGSGLPDALVLPKAEGAAFVRALSVRVSEQAGVSIPILPIATETPAAIFQLGSYAQVGSEICGLTWGAEDLPAAIGATAAREADGGYTEPYRMVRSLALFAAHAAGVPAIETVYPDIRDIAGLVAYARRGRRDGFTGMLAVHPAQVEVINRAFTPSAEEILRAERIIGAFAANPEAGTIQVDGRMLDRPHLKLAMAIVQSSTDS; via the coding sequence ATGAGGCTGCGCTCGTTGCTCTTCGTCCCCGGCGATCGACCCGAACGGTTCGAGAAGGCAATGGCTTCGGGCGCAGATGCGATCATTCTCGATCTGGAGGATTCCGTCGTATCTGCCGCGAAGGGCAGGGCGCGGGAGTTTATCGCGGAGTTCCTTTCGCGACGCACCCCCAATTGCGCCATCTTCGTCCGCGTCAATCCTTTGGACACCGACGATCTGGAAAAGGACCTCTCCATTTTCGGTTCTGGCCTTCCCGATGCTCTGGTCTTGCCGAAGGCGGAAGGGGCAGCCTTCGTCCGGGCGCTCTCCGTCCGCGTCAGTGAGCAGGCTGGCGTCAGCATTCCCATCCTGCCGATCGCGACGGAGACTCCGGCTGCGATTTTCCAGCTCGGCAGCTATGCGCAGGTCGGCTCCGAAATCTGCGGCTTGACCTGGGGTGCGGAAGACCTGCCGGCGGCCATCGGTGCGACTGCGGCGCGGGAGGCGGATGGCGGCTACACCGAGCCCTATCGCATGGTGCGCTCGCTGGCGCTCTTTGCTGCCCATGCTGCAGGCGTTCCAGCGATCGAGACCGTTTACCCCGATATCCGCGATATCGCTGGCCTGGTAGCCTATGCACGGCGCGGGCGGCGCGATGGTTTCACCGGTATGCTGGCGGTCCATCCGGCGCAGGTGGAGGTCATCAACCGTGCCTTTACGCCGAGCGCGGAGGAAATTTTACGTGCCGAGCGCATCATCGGGGCCTTTGCGGCAAATCCGGAGGCGGGGACGATCCAAGTCGATGGACGCATGCTGGATCGTCCGCATCTGAAGCTTGCCATGGCGATCGTACAATCGTCTACCGATAGCTGA
- a CDS encoding MaoC family dehydratase: MAGRFFDEWAVGDRITHDIRRTVTETDNLLITTLTHNPQPLHLDADYAAGTEFGCIVVNGTFTFALTVGLSVGDTTLGVLVANLGYDKVVMPKPVFVGDTLRVETEVTALRPSGSRPDAGIVTFEHTTLNQRGETVCKMLRTALLQRRPA, translated from the coding sequence ATGGCTGGACGTTTCTTCGATGAATGGGCTGTCGGCGACCGGATCACCCACGATATCCGCCGCACGGTGACGGAGACCGACAACCTGCTGATCACCACGCTCACTCACAATCCGCAGCCGCTGCATCTGGATGCGGACTATGCCGCCGGCACCGAATTCGGCTGCATCGTCGTCAACGGCACGTTCACCTTTGCGCTGACGGTGGGCTTGTCTGTGGGCGATACGACGCTCGGCGTGCTCGTCGCCAATCTCGGCTATGACAAGGTGGTGATGCCGAAGCCGGTCTTTGTCGGCGATACGCTGAGGGTGGAGACGGAGGTGACGGCGCTTCGGCCCTCAGGATCGCGGCCGGATGCAGGCATCGTCACCTTCGAACACACGACGCTGAACCAGCGGGGCGAGACCGTCTGCAAGATGCTGCGCACTGCGCTTCTGCAAAGGCGACCGGCATGA
- a CDS encoding D-aminopeptidase, with protein sequence MSELDLASLENAVRSLPNRYKGPGGVVGVVKDGKVILKQAWGYADLENRRPMDAGTLMPICSISKQFTCAILLDLVGDPAKLDHRLAEFLPNLKDRRPTVADLCNNQSGLRDYWAMTVLHGAAADGVFRREDALPLLARMTHTHFAPGSHYSYSNGNFRILLDLIETESGRPLAELYREKLFGPAGMKTAVLAADTSAPLNGVIGYEGSDTVGFFPAANRIFWSGDAGIAATLDDMLAWEIFIDSTRDEANGIYNRISTPQPFSDGTPSRYGYGIAREDVGGIDVTGHGGALRGFRARRLHSASERVSVVVMFNHDADAHAAALSVMKAALGQSDEQPKGSTTDAGWSGSYLDPASGLVVQVTAGPEKIEASFAGGPETLTLGEDGIARSSSMTLARDSDAIRMERAGENLKTVAVRITGAVREDIAGHFVSDELGASLDIVAAGNAFCGSFDGFLGKGAMHPIYAVGEDVWVLACRRSMDAPAPGDWTIRIHRDDKDQVKGLTIGCWLARHVDYRKAV encoded by the coding sequence ATGTCCGAACTTGATCTCGCATCGCTCGAAAATGCCGTCCGTTCCCTGCCAAACCGCTACAAGGGGCCTGGAGGCGTCGTTGGAGTGGTCAAGGATGGCAAGGTCATCCTGAAACAGGCCTGGGGCTATGCCGATCTTGAAAACCGGAGGCCGATGGACGCCGGGACATTGATGCCGATTTGCTCGATCAGCAAACAGTTCACCTGCGCCATCCTGCTTGATCTTGTCGGCGACCCGGCAAAGCTCGACCACAGGCTTGCCGAGTTTCTGCCCAACCTGAAAGACAGGCGCCCGACAGTCGCGGATCTCTGCAACAACCAATCGGGCCTGCGCGACTACTGGGCGATGACGGTGCTGCACGGCGCGGCCGCCGATGGCGTCTTCCGCCGTGAGGATGCCCTGCCCCTGCTGGCGCGGATGACCCACACGCACTTCGCGCCGGGCAGCCACTATTCCTATTCCAACGGCAATTTCCGTATCCTGCTGGACCTGATCGAAACGGAATCGGGTCGCCCGCTCGCCGAACTCTATCGCGAGAAGTTGTTTGGGCCTGCCGGCATGAAGACAGCCGTGCTCGCGGCCGATACCAGCGCGCCGCTCAATGGCGTCATCGGCTACGAGGGCAGCGATACGGTCGGTTTCTTTCCCGCCGCCAATCGCATTTTCTGGAGCGGCGATGCCGGCATTGCCGCGACGCTGGATGATATGCTTGCCTGGGAGATCTTCATCGACAGCACCCGGGACGAGGCCAACGGCATCTACAACCGCATCTCGACGCCGCAGCCTTTCTCCGATGGAACGCCGTCCCGCTACGGATATGGCATCGCTCGCGAGGATGTCGGCGGCATCGATGTAACCGGTCATGGCGGCGCGCTCCGCGGTTTCCGCGCCCGTAGACTGCATTCGGCGTCAGAGAGAGTGTCTGTCGTCGTGATGTTCAACCATGATGCCGATGCCCACGCCGCGGCACTTTCGGTGATGAAGGCGGCACTTGGGCAGTCTGACGAGCAACCGAAGGGCTCAACAACCGATGCTGGCTGGAGCGGCAGCTATCTCGATCCCGCAAGCGGGCTCGTGGTGCAGGTCACGGCAGGGCCCGAAAAGATCGAGGCAAGCTTTGCCGGCGGACCGGAAACGCTCACGCTCGGTGAGGATGGTATTGCCCGTTCCTCCTCCATGACGCTTGCCCGTGATAGCGATGCGATCCGCATGGAGCGCGCGGGTGAAAACCTGAAGACTGTTGCGGTTCGCATAACCGGTGCGGTGCGGGAGGATATTGCCGGGCATTTCGTCAGCGACGAACTTGGCGCTTCGCTCGATATCGTCGCAGCCGGAAACGCCTTCTGCGGCAGCTTTGACGGTTTTCTCGGCAAGGGCGCCATGCACCCCATCTATGCCGTCGGGGAAGACGTCTGGGTGCTGGCCTGCCGGCGTTCCATGGATGCGCCCGCTCCCGGAGACTGGACGATCCGGATCCATCGTGACGACAAGGATCAGGTCAAGGGCCTGACGATCGGTTGCTGGCTCGCCCGCCATGTCGATTACCGCAAGGCGGTTTGA
- a CDS encoding isovaleryl-CoA dehydrogenase, translated as MFDFSLGETADAIRETTARFAADRIAPIAADIDRNNNFPRELWPEMGALGLHGITVEEEFGGIGLGYLEHVVAMEEVSRASASVGLSYGAHSNLCINQIRRWATREQKSRTLPKLISGEHVGSLAMSEAGAGSDVVSMQLKAEKRGDRYVLNGTKFWITNAPHADVLVVYAKTDPAAGPKGISAFLIERGMAGFSVSPKLDKFGMRGSDTAELVFSDCEVPEEALIGREGDGVKILMSGLDYERAVLAGGPLGIMQACLDVVLPYVRERKQFGKPIGEFQLMQAKVADMYVALNSARAYVYSVARACDAGRATRSDAAAAILLASENVVKVSLEAIQALGGAGYTREWPVERYLRDAKLYDIGAGTNEIRRYLIGRELVGS; from the coding sequence ATGTTTGATTTTTCACTCGGCGAGACGGCAGATGCCATTCGCGAGACAACGGCGCGGTTTGCCGCCGACAGGATCGCGCCGATTGCGGCTGATATCGACAGAAACAACAATTTTCCGCGCGAGCTCTGGCCCGAGATGGGCGCGCTCGGGCTACACGGGATCACGGTGGAGGAGGAGTTCGGGGGGATCGGTCTCGGTTATCTCGAACATGTCGTGGCGATGGAGGAAGTGTCCCGCGCCTCGGCATCCGTGGGCCTGAGCTACGGTGCCCACTCCAATCTCTGCATCAACCAGATCCGCCGTTGGGCGACCCGCGAGCAGAAGAGCCGCACTCTGCCGAAGCTGATTTCCGGCGAGCATGTAGGGTCGCTGGCGATGTCCGAGGCGGGCGCGGGTTCCGATGTCGTGTCGATGCAGTTGAAGGCGGAGAAGAGGGGGGATCGCTACGTGCTGAACGGCACGAAATTCTGGATCACCAATGCGCCCCATGCCGATGTGCTCGTGGTCTACGCCAAGACTGACCCGGCCGCCGGGCCGAAGGGTATTTCGGCCTTCCTCATTGAGCGGGGCATGGCCGGTTTCAGTGTTTCTCCCAAGCTCGATAAATTCGGCATGCGGGGCAGCGATACGGCGGAACTGGTGTTCAGCGATTGCGAGGTGCCCGAAGAGGCGCTGATCGGCCGTGAAGGCGATGGGGTGAAGATATTGATGTCCGGTCTCGACTATGAGCGGGCGGTGCTGGCCGGCGGGCCGCTCGGCATCATGCAGGCCTGCCTGGATGTCGTGCTGCCCTATGTGCGGGAGAGAAAACAGTTCGGCAAGCCGATCGGCGAGTTCCAGCTGATGCAGGCCAAGGTCGCGGACATGTATGTGGCGCTGAATTCGGCGCGGGCTTACGTCTATTCCGTGGCGCGAGCCTGCGATGCCGGACGCGCCACCCGTTCGGATGCTGCAGCCGCCATCCTGCTTGCCAGTGAAAATGTCGTGAAAGTGTCGCTGGAGGCGATCCAGGCACTGGGCGGCGCGGGCTACACACGCGAATGGCCGGTGGAGCGGTATCTGCGGGATGCCAAGCTCTACGATATCGGCGCGGGCACCAATGAAATCCGTCGTTACCTGATCGGCCGGGAGCTTGTCGGTTCATGA
- a CDS encoding carboxyl transferase domain-containing protein — MTILSTAVDRDSDLFRSNRDINSGLVDELRRQAELQRQGGPARARERHTSKGKLLARDRISTLLDAGSPFLELGTLAANGMYDRDAPGAGIVTGIGRVSGREVMIVANDATVKGGAYFPMTVKKHLRAQEVALENRLPCIYLVDSGGANLPHQAEVFPDRDHFGAIFYNQAQMSAEGIAQIACVMGSCTAGGAYVPAMSDETVIVRNQGTIFLAGPPLVKAATGEVISAEELGGAETHGRRSGVVDHVAENDTHALMIVRDIVSRLNRLKTVDIELAEPRAPKLDPADLYGIIPQDVRIPYDVREVIGRIVDGSELHEFKQLYGTTLVCGFARIWGMPVAVIANNGVLFSESALKGAHFIELACQRRTPLLFLQNISGFMVGGKYEAGGIAKDGAKLVAAVATASVPKVTVLIGGSFGAGNYGMAGRAYRPRFLFTWPNSRISVMGGEQAASVLATIRRDGMEARGEDWPVQAEDEFRSTVREGYEREGSPYYATARLWDDGIIDPMQTRDVLGLAFSAVLNAPIPQSPRFGVFRM; from the coding sequence ATGACCATTCTCTCCACCGCTGTCGATCGCGACAGCGATCTCTTCCGCTCGAACCGGGACATCAATTCAGGTCTTGTCGACGAGCTTCGCCGGCAGGCCGAGCTTCAGCGGCAGGGCGGTCCGGCGCGTGCCCGCGAGCGCCATACGTCCAAGGGCAAGCTTTTGGCGCGCGACCGCATTTCGACGCTGCTCGATGCGGGCAGCCCGTTTCTGGAGCTTGGAACGTTGGCGGCAAACGGCATGTATGACCGCGACGCGCCGGGGGCGGGGATCGTCACCGGCATCGGCCGGGTCAGCGGACGCGAGGTGATGATCGTCGCCAATGACGCGACCGTCAAAGGAGGCGCCTATTTTCCGATGACGGTGAAGAAGCACCTGCGGGCGCAGGAAGTGGCGCTGGAAAACCGGCTGCCCTGCATCTACCTCGTCGACAGTGGCGGGGCCAACCTGCCGCATCAGGCGGAAGTCTTTCCCGACCGCGATCATTTCGGCGCGATCTTCTACAATCAGGCGCAGATGTCGGCCGAGGGCATCGCCCAGATCGCCTGCGTGATGGGAAGCTGCACGGCTGGCGGCGCCTATGTGCCGGCGATGTCGGATGAGACTGTGATCGTGCGCAATCAGGGTACGATCTTTCTCGCCGGCCCGCCGCTCGTAAAGGCGGCGACGGGAGAGGTGATTTCGGCGGAGGAGCTTGGCGGTGCCGAGACCCACGGCCGGCGTTCGGGCGTGGTCGATCATGTCGCCGAGAATGACACCCATGCGCTGATGATCGTGCGCGATATCGTCTCCCGGCTGAACCGGCTGAAGACTGTCGATATCGAGCTTGCGGAACCCCGTGCGCCAAAACTCGATCCGGCCGATCTCTACGGTATCATCCCGCAGGATGTGCGCATTCCCTACGATGTGCGCGAGGTCATCGGGCGGATCGTCGATGGTTCCGAATTGCATGAGTTCAAGCAGCTTTACGGCACGACGCTGGTCTGCGGCTTTGCCCGCATCTGGGGCATGCCGGTGGCGGTCATTGCCAACAATGGCGTGCTGTTCTCCGAAAGCGCGCTGAAGGGGGCGCATTTCATCGAGCTTGCCTGCCAGCGGCGCACACCGCTGCTGTTCCTGCAGAATATCTCCGGCTTCATGGTCGGCGGAAAATACGAGGCGGGCGGCATCGCCAAGGACGGGGCGAAGCTCGTCGCCGCCGTTGCGACCGCGAGCGTGCCGAAGGTGACCGTGCTGATCGGCGGCAGTTTCGGGGCCGGCAATTACGGCATGGCCGGACGGGCCTATCGGCCGCGCTTCCTGTTTACCTGGCCCAACAGCCGCATCAGCGTCATGGGCGGTGAGCAGGCGGCATCGGTGCTGGCCACCATCCGGCGCGACGGCATGGAAGCGCGGGGTGAAGACTGGCCGGTGCAGGCGGAGGATGAATTCCGAAGTACCGTCAGGGAGGGCTATGAGCGGGAAGGCAGCCCCTATTATGCGACGGCGCGGCTCTGGGACGATGGCATTATCGACCCGATGCAGACGCGCGATGTCCTGGGCCTTGCCTTTTCCGCGGTGCTGAATGCGCCGATCCCGCAATCGCCACGCTTCGGCGTCTTCAGGATGTGA